The following DNA comes from Gottschalkia purinilytica.
TTAATATTTTTTCTTGAATCCCCTACATATGGATTAGGTGCAAAAGAAGCTGGTATATTTGGTTTATTAGGAGTAGCTGGAGTATTTGCAGCTCCACTTATCGGTAAACTAAGTGATAAAAAAACTCCAAGATTTGTAGTAGGATTATCTATATTAATGTCTTTGATATCTTACATAATATTTTATATTTTTGGTAAAAACATAATTGGTCTAATTGTAGGTGTAATTTTTATAGACTTAGGTACACAATCAGGACAAGTTTCGAATCAGACTAGAATACATAATATATCTTCCGAAGCACGAAGTAGATATAATACTATATTTATGTTTACATATTTTCTTGGTGGATCAATAGGTTCTTTTCTAGGTACATATAGCTGGAACATATGGAAATGGAAAGGAGTATGTATATCTGGTCTTATTCTAATGGTAATTGCTACTATAACTCACTTTACAATTGGAAGAAAAGAATAGGATCACTATTTAGTTATAAATTTAGCCCCGTAAATAAGTCTAGAACCTATTTACGGGGCTAAATATTTATACTTCTTAAACATATAAGTTATTTTACAACTATATTAAATATTCTTCCAGGAACGTAAATTTCTTTTACTAATGTTTTACCTTCTATTAAAGCATTGAGCTTTTCATCTTCAATAACTTTTGATTTTGCTACTTCTTGAGTTGCATCTGCAGGTACTAATATTTTACCTCTAACTTTACCATTAATTTGTACTGCCATCTCAATAACATCGTCTATAGTTTTATTATCATCCCAAACTGGCCAACTAGTTTCATTTAACATTCCTTGGAATCCTGAATTTTGCCATAATTCTTCTGTTATATGAGGAGCGGCAGGATTTAAAAGAATCAAGAATGTTCTAAATTCAGCTTTATTTACTTTACCAGCACTATTAAATTCATTTATAAGAGACATTAGACTAGCTATAGCTGTATTAAACTTCAAACTTTCAAAGTCTTCACTAACTTTCTTTATAGTCTTATGCATAGTACTTTCTAGTTCTTTAGAATATTCCTCTCCTTCTACTAGAATATCTTGAAGTTTCCAAACTCTTTCTAAGAATCTTCTACATCCTTTTACTCCATTCTCTGACCAAGATACACTTTTTTCAAAATCTCCTATAAACATTTCATAAACTCTTAGGGTATCTGCTCCAAATTCATCTACAACTTCATCTGGATTTATTACGTTACCTCTAGATTTAGACATCTTTTCATTATTTTCACCTAATATCATACCATGTGAAGTTCTCTTTTGATATGGTTCTGGAGTAGGTACTATACCATAGTCATATAAGAACTTATGCCAGAATCTAGAATATAGTAAGTGTAATGTAGTATGCTCCATACCACCATTATACCAGTCAATTGGTATCCAATAATCTAAATTTTCTTTACTTGCTAATTCTTTATCATTGTGTGGATCTGTATATCTTAAGAAGTACCATGATGATCCAGCCCATTGTGGCATTGTATCAGTTTCTCTTTCAGCATCTCCTCCACATTTTGGACAAGTAGTTTTTACCCAGTCAGTTATATTAGCAAGTGGCGATTCTCCATTATCTGTTGGTTCATAACTTTCTACTTCTGGTAGCATTAGTGGTAATTCTTCTTCTGGTAAAGCTACCCAACCACACTTATCACAATGAACCACTGGTATTGGTTCTCCCCAGTATCTTTGTCTTGAGAATAACCAGTCTCTTAACTTATAGTTAGTTTTTCTTTTGCCTATTCCTTTTTCTTCTAACCAAGAGCTTATTTTTTCTTTAGCTTCTTTTACACTTAATCCATCTAGAAAATCTGAGTTTATCATCGTTCCTGATTCTATATCTGTAAAAGCTTCTTTTTCTATATCTCCACCTTTAACAACTTCTATAATAGGTAAGTTAAATGTTTTAGCAAATTCCCAGTCTCTTGTATCATGTCCTGGAACAGCCATTACAGCTCCTGTACCATAAGACATTAATACATAATCTGATATCCAAACAGGTATTTCTTTTCCATTCACAGGATTCGTAGCAGTTATTCCTTCAATTTGTACTCCTGTTTTTTCTTTAACTAGTTCTGTTCTTTCAAAGTCTGATTTTTTACTTGCAGACTCTCTATATGCTTCTATTTTATCAAAATTAGTTATTTTATCTTTTAATTTATTAATAAGAGGATGTTCTGGTGATAAAGTAACATATGTTACTGCAAATAAAGTGTCTGGTCTTGTTGTATATACAGTTACTTTATTTTCACCTGTTATATTAAAATTAACTTCCATACCTTGTGACTTACCTATCCAATTTTTTTGTTGGATTTTAACTCTATCAATATAATCCACTAAATCTAGGTCTTTAATTAATCTTTCTGCATATTCTGTTATTTTTAACATCCATTGATTTTTAGTTTTTCTTACAACTTCTCCACCACAACGCTCACAACCACCATTTACAACTTCCTCATTTGCAAGTCCTACTTTACATTCAGTACACCAGTTTATAGATGATTCTTCTTTATATGCTAACCCTTTTTCAAATAGTTTTAAGAATATCCATTGAGTCCATCTATAGTATTCTGGATC
Coding sequences within:
- the leuS gene encoding leucine--tRNA ligase — protein: MKEYNPKAIEKKWQDIWDEKGTFHALDDKSKPKFYALIEFPYPSGQGLHVGHPRPYTALDIVSRKRRLQGYNVLYPMGWDAFGLPTENYAIKNKIHPKKVTEQNVARFKSQLKSLGLSFDWSREINTTDPEYYRWTQWIFLKLFEKGLAYKEESSINWCTECKVGLANEEVVNGGCERCGGEVVRKTKNQWMLKITEYAERLIKDLDLVDYIDRVKIQQKNWIGKSQGMEVNFNITGENKVTVYTTRPDTLFAVTYVTLSPEHPLINKLKDKITNFDKIEAYRESASKKSDFERTELVKEKTGVQIEGITATNPVNGKEIPVWISDYVLMSYGTGAVMAVPGHDTRDWEFAKTFNLPIIEVVKGGDIEKEAFTDIESGTMINSDFLDGLSVKEAKEKISSWLEEKGIGKRKTNYKLRDWLFSRQRYWGEPIPVVHCDKCGWVALPEEELPLMLPEVESYEPTDNGESPLANITDWVKTTCPKCGGDAERETDTMPQWAGSSWYFLRYTDPHNDKELASKENLDYWIPIDWYNGGMEHTTLHLLYSRFWHKFLYDYGIVPTPEPYQKRTSHGMILGENNEKMSKSRGNVINPDEVVDEFGADTLRVYEMFIGDFEKSVSWSENGVKGCRRFLERVWKLQDILVEGEEYSKELESTMHKTIKKVSEDFESLKFNTAIASLMSLINEFNSAGKVNKAEFRTFLILLNPAAPHITEELWQNSGFQGMLNETSWPVWDDNKTIDDVIEMAVQINGKVRGKILVPADATQEVAKSKVIEDEKLNALIEGKTLVKEIYVPGRIFNIVVK